From the genome of Hymenobacter cellulosilyticus, one region includes:
- a CDS encoding MIP/aquaporin family protein: MTFFFEMRRAWSRHWPYYAAEAAGIGFFMLCGTLLTILFEHPASPVYQALADQDLLRRAGIGLGMGLVIVVLVYNPWGKKSGAHINPAVTIAFWQLGKIRRADALWYMLAQLAGGLLMGQLLKLTLGATFAHPAVDYLVTEPKKHGQLVAFGAEFVISFILMVVMLLALHHERLKKSTGWLIGALLLLYITFESPLSSMSLNPARTLGSAVAAQSYTGLWLYWVAPIAAMLLATVFFNKVYKGQNLACAILAGCEAAPTAPRHHPPRYRATSVPAGGGEVVKW; the protein is encoded by the coding sequence ATGACCTTTTTCTTTGAAATGCGCCGCGCCTGGAGCCGGCACTGGCCGTACTACGCGGCCGAGGCGGCGGGCATCGGCTTTTTTATGCTTTGCGGCACGCTGCTTACCATCCTGTTTGAGCACCCGGCTTCCCCGGTGTATCAGGCCCTGGCCGACCAGGATTTGCTGCGCCGGGCCGGTATTGGGCTGGGTATGGGCCTGGTTATCGTGGTGCTGGTGTATAATCCGTGGGGCAAGAAGTCGGGAGCCCACATCAACCCGGCCGTGACCATTGCCTTCTGGCAGCTGGGCAAAATCCGGCGGGCCGACGCTTTGTGGTACATGCTGGCCCAGCTGGCCGGCGGCCTGCTGATGGGGCAGCTGCTCAAGCTGACGCTGGGCGCCACCTTCGCGCACCCGGCCGTCGATTATCTGGTAACCGAGCCCAAGAAGCACGGGCAGCTAGTGGCTTTCGGCGCGGAGTTCGTCATTTCCTTTATCCTGATGGTGGTCATGCTGCTGGCCCTGCACCACGAGCGGCTAAAAAAGTCGACCGGCTGGCTGATTGGCGCACTGCTACTGCTGTATATCACCTTCGAAAGCCCGCTGTCGAGTATGAGCCTCAACCCGGCCCGCACCCTGGGCAGCGCCGTGGCCGCCCAGAGCTACACCGGTCTGTGGCTCTACTGGGTGGCTCCCATAGCGGCCATGCTGCTGGCTACCGTCTTTTTCAACAAGGTTTACAAAGGCCAGAATCTTGCCTGCGCCATCCTGGCCGGCTGCGAGGCCGCCCCGACAGCCCCACGCCACCACCCCCCACGCTACCGAGCCACCAGTGTACCCGCAGGAGGTGGCGAAGTAGTGAAATGGTGA
- the pulA gene encoding type I pullulanase produces MAEVPDPYVHAVGLNGLRGALLDPATVSPPAWPDDRRPELKQTTDIVIGEAHVRDLSMHPQSGIEHKGKFLGLTETGTAGPQGVSTGLQHLQDLGITHLHLLPTNDFASVDESKLEENHYNWGYDPLHYSVPEGSYATNPADPAARIREFKQLVQTLHRHDLRLVLDVVYNHTANAARSSFDQLVPGYYYRQKPDGSYSDATACGNEVASERPMVRKLIVESVAYWAREYHVDGFRFDLMGVLDLRTMRAVRVALDEIDHSIFIYGEGWTAGASPLPETERAVKANVPKLDRIAAFGDELRDAVKGHYARQNEAGFASGQLGLEESVKFGIVAATQHPQLDYSKVNYSKAPWANEPSQAINYVACHDDRVLWDKLTVANPGASEEELIKMDVLSNTIVFTSQGIPFLPVGDEFLRTKGGSHNSYNQPDNVNQLDWTRKAQYPGVYEFYRKLIGLRRTHPAFRLPTRELVQNHLAFLPAMPANTLGYQLQSHAGGDEWGRITVLFNGNKTAAAVPLPAGAYTIVLRGQEINQKGLGKLTVEADQPLSLPASSALILVQP; encoded by the coding sequence ATGGCCGAAGTGCCCGACCCCTACGTGCACGCCGTGGGACTGAACGGTCTGCGCGGCGCCCTGCTCGACCCGGCCACCGTGAGCCCACCGGCCTGGCCCGACGACCGGCGCCCTGAGCTCAAGCAGACAACCGACATCGTCATCGGTGAGGCCCACGTGCGGGATTTGTCTATGCACCCACAGTCGGGCATCGAGCACAAGGGCAAGTTTCTGGGTTTGACCGAAACCGGCACCGCCGGTCCGCAGGGCGTGAGCACCGGGCTGCAGCACTTGCAGGACCTGGGCATTACGCACCTGCACCTGCTGCCCACCAACGATTTTGCCTCGGTGGATGAAAGCAAGCTGGAGGAAAACCACTACAACTGGGGCTACGACCCGCTGCACTACTCCGTGCCCGAGGGCTCCTACGCCACCAACCCGGCCGACCCCGCCGCCCGCATCCGGGAGTTCAAGCAGCTGGTCCAAACCCTGCACCGCCACGACCTGCGCCTCGTGCTCGACGTGGTCTACAACCACACTGCCAACGCTGCCCGCAGCTCCTTCGACCAGCTCGTGCCCGGCTACTACTACCGCCAGAAGCCCGACGGCTCCTACTCCGACGCCACTGCCTGCGGCAACGAGGTGGCCTCCGAGCGGCCCATGGTGCGCAAGCTCATCGTGGAGTCGGTGGCGTACTGGGCCCGGGAATACCACGTCGACGGCTTCCGCTTCGACCTCATGGGCGTGCTCGACTTGCGCACGATGCGGGCCGTGCGGGTGGCACTGGACGAAATTGACCACAGCATCTTTATCTACGGGGAAGGCTGGACGGCCGGCGCCAGCCCGCTGCCCGAAACCGAGCGGGCCGTGAAAGCCAACGTGCCCAAGCTGGACCGGATTGCGGCCTTCGGCGACGAGCTACGCGATGCGGTGAAGGGCCACTATGCCCGCCAGAACGAGGCTGGGTTTGCCAGCGGGCAGCTGGGCCTGGAGGAAAGCGTGAAGTTTGGCATCGTGGCCGCCACCCAGCACCCTCAGCTCGACTACAGCAAGGTGAACTACTCCAAGGCGCCCTGGGCCAACGAGCCCAGCCAGGCCATCAACTACGTGGCCTGCCACGACGACCGGGTGCTCTGGGACAAGCTCACGGTAGCCAACCCCGGCGCCTCGGAAGAAGAGCTGATCAAAATGGACGTGCTCAGCAACACCATCGTGTTTACCAGCCAGGGCATTCCGTTTCTGCCCGTCGGCGACGAATTTCTGCGCACCAAGGGCGGCTCCCACAACTCCTACAACCAGCCCGACAACGTGAACCAGCTCGACTGGACTCGCAAGGCGCAGTACCCGGGCGTGTACGAGTTTTACCGCAAGCTCATTGGCCTGCGCCGCACCCACCCGGCCTTCCGCCTGCCTACCCGGGAGCTGGTCCAGAATCACCTGGCTTTTTTGCCTGCCATGCCCGCCAACACTCTGGGCTACCAGCTGCAAAGTCACGCCGGCGGCGACGAGTGGGGCCGCATCACGGTGCTGTTCAACGGTAACAAGACGGCCGCTGCGGTGCCGCTACCTGCCGGGGCGTATACCATCGTGCTGCGGGGGCAGGAAATCAACCAGAAAGGGCTGGGCAAGCTGACGGTGGAAGCCGACCAGCCCCTGAGTCTGCCCGCTTCCTCGGCCCTGATTCTGGTGCAGCCTTAG
- a CDS encoding SDR family oxidoreductase has protein sequence MKYALITGANKSIGFETARQLLQQGYYVFLGSRDPQKGEQAVAQLHAEGLPNVEPVQLEVTDGASVSAAREAVGQKTAVLDVLINNAGLSGALPQPAATTEVAVFKEVYDTNVFGVVQVTQAFLDLLRQSAEPRIVNVTSGLGSLTLHTDPTWKYYPVKVAAYNSSKAALNMYTITLAYELRETAFKVNAVDPGYTATDFNHHSGPGTVPDAAARVVKAALLAQNGPTGQFFSDDNAPNTGISPW, from the coding sequence ATGAAATACGCTCTTATCACCGGCGCCAACAAAAGCATTGGCTTCGAAACCGCCCGCCAGCTCCTGCAACAGGGCTACTACGTGTTTCTGGGCAGCCGTGACCCGCAGAAAGGTGAGCAAGCCGTGGCCCAGTTGCACGCCGAAGGCCTGCCAAATGTGGAGCCTGTTCAGTTGGAAGTAACCGATGGTGCCTCGGTAAGTGCTGCCCGGGAGGCCGTGGGCCAGAAAACGGCGGTACTCGACGTGCTCATCAACAACGCCGGCCTCAGCGGGGCCCTGCCCCAGCCCGCCGCGACTACCGAGGTGGCCGTTTTCAAAGAGGTCTACGACACCAACGTATTTGGCGTGGTGCAAGTGACGCAGGCTTTCCTGGATCTGCTGCGGCAGTCGGCCGAGCCGCGGATTGTCAACGTAACCTCGGGCCTGGGTTCCCTGACCCTGCACACCGACCCGACCTGGAAGTATTACCCCGTGAAGGTGGCCGCCTACAACTCGTCTAAGGCCGCCCTGAACATGTACACCATTACGCTGGCCTACGAGCTGCGCGAGACGGCCTTCAAAGTCAACGCCGTGGACCCGGGCTACACCGCCACCGATTTCAACCACCACAGCGGCCCCGGTACGGTGCCCGATGCGGCGGCCCGCGTGGTAAAAGCCGCCCTGCTAGCGCAGAATGGCCCCACCGGCCAGTTTTTCAGCGACGACAACGCGCCCAATACGGGCATCAGCCCCTGGTAA
- a CDS encoding ATP-binding protein yields MNVTLPLTTSPFHPMLIRNKLILRFMALVFAIQLCLTGFIYYYSARARELRFYHRLEGKAEQTANLLIRRLSLDPGVLRSFRKKDLLTMHNERISIYDAQRQLVFHLAQEDEPASARDAEYFSQITRKKPARFREGKVETLGILYRYKKREYLVFVAGRDQFGGREFDTLTSILLWGNLGALVLIIGAAWLFADRSLRPLQRMVAEVKGITASDLKRRVDEGNRQDEIAQLAMTFNQMLSGLEQAFENQKSFVAHASHELRTPLANVLGTLETASAYDTDLPAAKRSIDSAVEEIQKVIDLTNGLLTLAKADDTSFARAAVSLDDVVLQAVDACKLRYPGRSIQVDFGTWPEAVEEVFGTRGNGQLLQTAVLNLLDNACKYSDQAVRVQLSYQSPRTLQLTVADTGAGLPPEEAARVLEPLYRGPNGLDKPGYGLGLAITQKIIQVHAGQLLFSSRPGQGTTVTLLLPAA; encoded by the coding sequence TTGAACGTCACCTTGCCACTCACCACCTCGCCATTTCACCCCATGCTGATTCGCAACAAGCTTATTCTGCGGTTTATGGCGCTGGTGTTTGCCATTCAGCTGTGCCTGACGGGGTTTATCTATTACTACAGTGCCCGGGCCCGGGAATTGCGGTTTTACCACCGGCTGGAAGGCAAGGCCGAGCAAACGGCCAACCTGCTCATTCGGCGGCTCAGCCTGGACCCCGGAGTGCTGCGCAGCTTCCGCAAGAAGGATTTGCTGACCATGCACAACGAGCGGATCAGCATTTACGACGCGCAGCGGCAGCTCGTGTTTCACCTGGCCCAGGAAGACGAGCCGGCCTCGGCCCGCGACGCGGAGTATTTCAGTCAGATTACCCGTAAGAAGCCGGCCCGCTTCCGGGAAGGAAAGGTCGAGACCCTGGGCATCCTGTACCGGTACAAAAAGCGGGAATACCTGGTGTTTGTGGCCGGGCGCGACCAGTTCGGCGGCCGGGAGTTCGATACGCTGACGTCTATCCTGCTCTGGGGCAACCTCGGGGCGCTGGTGCTCATCATCGGGGCAGCCTGGCTGTTTGCCGACCGTTCCCTGCGGCCCCTGCAGCGCATGGTGGCCGAGGTGAAGGGCATTACCGCGTCGGACCTGAAGCGGCGGGTGGATGAGGGCAACCGGCAGGACGAAATTGCCCAGCTGGCCATGACCTTCAACCAGATGCTCAGCGGATTAGAGCAGGCGTTTGAAAACCAGAAAAGCTTTGTGGCCCACGCCTCCCACGAGCTGCGCACCCCGCTGGCCAACGTGCTGGGCACCCTGGAAACGGCCTCGGCCTACGACACTGACCTGCCCGCCGCCAAGCGCAGCATCGACTCGGCGGTGGAAGAAATCCAGAAAGTCATTGACCTGACCAACGGCCTGCTGACCCTGGCCAAAGCCGACGACACGTCCTTTGCCCGCGCGGCCGTGTCGCTCGACGACGTGGTGCTGCAGGCCGTGGATGCCTGCAAGCTGCGCTACCCCGGCCGCAGCATCCAGGTTGATTTCGGCACCTGGCCCGAGGCGGTGGAGGAAGTATTCGGGACGCGTGGCAACGGGCAGCTGCTGCAAACGGCCGTGCTCAACCTGCTCGACAACGCCTGCAAATACTCCGACCAGGCCGTGCGCGTGCAGCTCAGCTACCAGTCGCCCCGCACGCTGCAGCTCACCGTGGCCGATACCGGCGCGGGCCTGCCGCCCGAGGAAGCTGCCCGGGTGCTGGAACCGCTCTACCGGGGCCCGAACGGGCTTGACAAACCCGGCTACGGCCTGGGCTTGGCCATTACCCAGAAAATTATTCAGGTGCACGCCGGCCAGTTGCTGTTCAGCTCCCGCCCGGGTCAGGGCACCACGGTTACGCTGCTGCTGCCGGCCGCATAA
- a CDS encoding alpha/beta fold hydrolase, translated as MPQPIDLPTLEAGTGSLTFVFLHYWAGSGREWQLVLDELSPDFHCLAPDLRGFGQAPAPTLGYAVEDYAADVLALIERRGLTNFVLVGHSMGAKMAMFVASEQPPGLRGLVLLAPSPPTIEPMTDEYRAASLKEFGRPAAAAATFARIVVRPVDEQVQAAIIEDNLRTSHPAWDAWLRYGSRENIAARLCLVQVPCLIITGSADPIMSPSVHGLETLPYLPDNTPLEILGGVGHLPPLEAPQDVARLLREFVAKHGLAH; from the coding sequence ATGCCCCAACCTATCGACTTACCCACTCTGGAAGCCGGCACCGGCTCATTGACCTTTGTTTTTCTGCATTACTGGGCTGGCAGCGGCCGGGAGTGGCAGCTTGTGCTCGATGAGCTAAGCCCGGATTTTCACTGCCTGGCCCCCGACTTGCGCGGCTTCGGGCAGGCTCCCGCCCCGACGCTGGGCTACGCCGTGGAAGACTACGCGGCCGATGTGCTGGCCCTCATCGAGCGGCGCGGACTTACCAACTTTGTGCTGGTCGGGCATTCCATGGGGGCCAAAATGGCCATGTTTGTGGCTTCGGAGCAGCCGCCCGGCTTACGCGGCCTGGTGCTGCTGGCTCCTTCGCCGCCCACCATCGAGCCCATGACCGATGAGTACCGGGCCGCTTCGCTTAAAGAATTTGGCCGGCCCGCCGCCGCCGCGGCCACGTTTGCCCGGATAGTGGTGCGCCCGGTGGACGAGCAGGTACAAGCTGCCATTATCGAAGACAACCTGCGGACTTCCCACCCGGCCTGGGACGCGTGGCTGCGCTACGGCAGCCGGGAGAATATTGCCGCCCGCCTCTGCCTGGTTCAGGTGCCCTGCCTTATCATCACTGGCAGCGCCGACCCGATTATGTCGCCCTCGGTACACGGGCTGGAAACGCTGCCCTACCTGCCCGATAATACGCCCCTGGAAATCCTGGGTGGCGTGGGTCACCTGCCGCCCCTGGAGGCCCCGCAGGATGTGGCCCGCCTGCTGCGGGAGTTTGTGGCCAAGCACGGGTTAGCGCACTAA
- a CDS encoding hydrogen peroxide-inducible genes activator, with protein MTVQQLEYLVALDTHRQFVLAAEKCFVTQPTLSMQLQKLEEELGVLLFDRTSKGVRPTAVGAKVVQQARQVLREVQQLQEVVQLEKGDVVGELRLGVIPTLAPYLVPLFLVELAERYPQLRLHVEELQSAQIMERLKGHTLDVGLLVTPLDDRALREIPVLEEPFLGYVAEGHPLYNKELLEPADLDADGLWLLQQGHCFRHQVLNLCNPPAPATPRPYTYESGSIETLKQLVSRTNGYTLVPELSVLEEVGRNPMVKRFAAPEPVREVSLVVHHGFVRLLLLSTLRDVILAKLPARLQVGQAGQKIRWK; from the coding sequence ATGACCGTGCAGCAGCTGGAATACCTCGTCGCCCTCGATACCCACCGGCAGTTCGTGCTGGCCGCCGAGAAGTGCTTTGTTACCCAGCCCACGCTGAGCATGCAGCTCCAGAAGCTAGAAGAGGAGCTGGGTGTGCTGCTGTTCGACCGGACCAGCAAGGGCGTGCGGCCTACGGCCGTAGGAGCCAAAGTAGTGCAGCAGGCCCGGCAGGTGCTGCGCGAGGTGCAGCAGCTGCAGGAAGTAGTGCAGCTCGAAAAAGGCGACGTGGTGGGGGAGCTGCGCCTGGGCGTGATTCCGACGCTGGCGCCCTACCTCGTGCCCCTGTTTCTGGTGGAGCTGGCCGAGCGGTATCCGCAGCTGCGCCTGCACGTGGAGGAACTGCAGTCGGCCCAGATTATGGAGCGCCTCAAAGGCCACACCCTCGACGTGGGCCTGCTCGTGACCCCGCTCGACGACCGGGCCCTGCGCGAAATTCCGGTGCTGGAAGAGCCGTTTCTGGGCTACGTGGCCGAAGGCCACCCGCTGTACAATAAGGAGTTGCTGGAGCCCGCCGACCTGGATGCCGACGGCCTCTGGCTTTTGCAGCAGGGCCACTGCTTCCGCCACCAGGTGCTAAACCTGTGCAACCCGCCGGCCCCGGCCACGCCCCGACCCTACACCTACGAAAGCGGCTCGATTGAAACCCTGAAGCAGCTGGTGAGCCGCACCAACGGTTACACATTGGTGCCCGAGCTGTCGGTGCTGGAGGAAGTGGGCCGCAACCCAATGGTGAAGCGCTTCGCCGCGCCCGAGCCGGTACGGGAGGTGAGCCTGGTAGTGCACCACGGCTTTGTGCGCCTGCTGCTGCTCTCTACCCTGCGCGACGTAATCCTGGCCAAGCTGCCCGCCCGGCTGCAGGTGGGGCAGGCCGGACAAAAGATTCGGTGGAAGTAA
- a CDS encoding patatin-like phospholipase family protein, whose amino-acid sequence MRNLYCWLLLLLVSALSISPVSAQKVGLVLSGGGAKGLAHVGVLKQLEKNRVPIDYIVGTSMGAIVGALYAAGYSPKEIEEIVLKPEFQNWVSGTPLEGKVYNYYDVDPTPAALHLRLAVDSTLKTRVTPKLVDDVTLNYVLATMLAPAGAISNYDFNNLLVPYRAVASEVFTREKVVQRSGSLSDAVRNSMAFPLAFRPIRQADGRYLFDGAVVDNFPTGVMRDEFKPDIIIGVNVGDVAFNKYPKEKDDQLLTSTLIFLGSNVADTTSVGKNGIFIQPDLDGITAADFNKVRQLVQLGEQAADKKMELMLKRVQRREDTLALQQRRRAFQDKAPRPDFKQITVQGLPRQQQDFVRRFFVRNGTSYSPGDIEEGYYRLVNNDFFNNVYPRIRYDQKQEGYVLGIDARQNSNLTADLGVMLSTRSMNNFYIGGAYRYLNRYLYTVRADATIGRFYNGARGSFRISIPGRIPLYFEPTVTFNNFNYQDTGGLLGSTAQNTQLSQRDFKTELQIGFSPNYRSRYTLSGACSRTVTSTPIPTKLAPTPASTWTACRALPPPAASSATP is encoded by the coding sequence ATGCGCAACCTATACTGCTGGCTCCTGCTTTTGCTGGTTTCGGCCCTTTCTATATCTCCCGTTTCGGCCCAGAAAGTGGGCCTGGTGCTCAGCGGCGGCGGCGCCAAGGGCCTGGCCCACGTGGGCGTACTCAAGCAGCTGGAGAAAAACCGGGTGCCCATCGACTACATCGTGGGCACCAGCATGGGCGCCATCGTGGGCGCCCTCTACGCGGCGGGCTACTCGCCCAAGGAAATCGAGGAAATCGTGCTCAAGCCCGAGTTTCAGAACTGGGTGTCGGGCACGCCGCTCGAAGGCAAGGTCTACAACTACTACGACGTGGACCCCACCCCCGCCGCCCTGCACCTGCGTCTGGCCGTGGATTCGACCCTGAAAACCCGAGTGACGCCCAAGCTCGTCGACGACGTGACGCTTAACTACGTGCTGGCCACCATGCTGGCTCCGGCCGGCGCCATTTCCAACTACGACTTCAACAACCTACTGGTCCCCTACCGGGCCGTGGCTTCCGAAGTCTTTACCCGGGAGAAAGTGGTGCAGCGCAGCGGTTCCCTGTCGGATGCGGTACGCAACTCTATGGCGTTTCCGCTGGCTTTCCGCCCCATCCGCCAGGCCGACGGCCGCTACCTCTTCGACGGGGCTGTGGTGGACAACTTCCCCACCGGCGTAATGCGCGACGAGTTTAAGCCCGATATCATCATCGGGGTGAACGTAGGCGACGTGGCCTTCAACAAGTACCCCAAGGAGAAAGACGACCAGCTGCTGACCAGCACCCTGATTTTCCTGGGCTCCAACGTGGCCGATACGACTTCGGTGGGCAAAAACGGTATTTTCATTCAGCCCGACCTGGACGGCATCACGGCCGCCGACTTCAACAAGGTGCGGCAGCTGGTGCAGCTTGGCGAGCAGGCCGCCGACAAGAAGATGGAGCTCATGCTCAAGCGGGTGCAGCGGCGCGAAGATACCCTGGCGCTGCAGCAGCGCCGCCGGGCTTTCCAGGACAAGGCGCCCCGCCCCGACTTCAAGCAGATAACCGTGCAGGGCCTGCCCCGGCAGCAGCAGGATTTCGTACGGCGCTTCTTCGTGCGCAACGGCACCAGCTACTCTCCCGGCGACATCGAGGAAGGTTACTACCGCCTGGTCAACAACGACTTCTTCAACAACGTGTATCCCCGCATCCGCTACGACCAGAAGCAGGAAGGCTACGTGCTCGGCATTGATGCGCGCCAGAACAGCAACCTCACCGCCGACCTGGGCGTGATGCTCTCGACCCGCTCGATGAACAACTTCTACATCGGCGGGGCCTACCGCTACCTGAACCGCTACCTCTACACCGTGCGGGCCGATGCCACCATCGGGCGCTTCTACAACGGGGCCCGGGGCTCGTTCCGCATCAGTATTCCGGGCCGGATTCCGCTGTATTTCGAGCCCACGGTAACCTTCAACAACTTCAACTACCAGGATACCGGCGGCCTGCTGGGCTCCACGGCCCAGAACACCCAGCTCAGCCAGCGCGACTTCAAAACCGAGCTGCAGATTGGCTTCAGCCCCAACTACCGCAGCCGCTATACCCTGAGCGGGGCCTGTTCACGAACCGTGACCAGTACGCCAATACCGACGAAATTAGCTCCAACGCCAGCCTCGACCTGGACCGCCTGCAGGGCCTTACCGCCGCCGGCCGCTTCGAGCGCAACTCCCTGA
- a CDS encoding helix-turn-helix domain-containing protein — translation MPPIVASGRINVYERQQFSTRKLTFGRRDYYKISLLTGTSRYNYATRGVLIDRPALVFSNPLIPYSWEPVSAEQGGYLCMFTEEFLIINDRAASLQESPLFRLGSDPVYLVNETQYADLSYLFAKMLQELSSGYLYQQEVVRNYLNLIIHEALKLQPQATYYQHPNAATRIVTLFQGLLERQFPIDSPAHGLQLRTPGDFARQLSVHVNHLNRAVRDLTGKTTSEHIAERMMTEAKALLQHTSWSTAEIAYGLGFAYPTHFNNFFKKQTGTTPRPCARCWAG, via the coding sequence TTGCCGCCCATCGTGGCCTCGGGCCGCATCAATGTGTATGAGCGGCAGCAGTTCAGCACCCGCAAACTCACCTTCGGCCGGCGCGACTACTACAAGATTTCCCTGCTCACCGGCACGAGCCGCTACAACTACGCCACCCGCGGCGTGCTCATCGACCGGCCCGCGCTGGTGTTTTCCAATCCGCTGATTCCTTACTCCTGGGAACCGGTTTCGGCTGAGCAGGGCGGCTACCTGTGCATGTTTACCGAGGAGTTTCTCATCATCAACGACCGAGCAGCCAGCCTGCAGGAGTCGCCGCTGTTCCGGCTGGGCTCCGACCCGGTGTATTTGGTTAACGAAACCCAGTACGCCGACTTAAGCTACCTGTTTGCCAAGATGTTGCAGGAACTTAGCTCAGGCTACCTCTACCAGCAGGAAGTGGTGCGCAACTACCTGAACCTCATCATTCACGAGGCGCTGAAGCTCCAGCCTCAGGCCACCTACTACCAGCACCCCAACGCCGCTACCCGCATTGTGACGCTGTTTCAGGGGCTGCTGGAGCGGCAGTTTCCCATCGACTCGCCCGCTCATGGGCTGCAGCTGCGCACCCCCGGCGACTTTGCCCGTCAGCTCTCGGTGCACGTCAACCACCTGAACCGGGCCGTGCGCGACCTGACCGGTAAGACCACCTCCGAGCACATTGCCGAGCGGATGATGACCGAGGCCAAGGCTCTGCTGCAACACACGAGTTGGAGCACCGCCGAAATTGCTTACGGGCTGGGCTTTGCCTACCCCACTCATTTCAACAACTTCTTTAAAAAGCAGACGGGTACTACCCCACGGCCTTGCGCACGTTGCTGGGCGGGGTAG
- a CDS encoding response regulator transcription factor, with protein sequence MKLLLVEDEPKLASFIQKGFQNEGYELDVAFDGQMGLSLFRQNSYDLIVLDVNLPHINGFALCRLIRADNARVPVLMLTALDSLEDKTLGFEAGADDYLVKPFKFQELLLRARALTKRNATEAGVKRILRMADLELNLESKTVTRAGQRIDLTAKEYSLLEHLLLNRGKIVSRIDITEKVWELDFDTNTNVIDVYISHLRRKLDKGHEPKLIHTVVGMGYVMREE encoded by the coding sequence ATGAAACTACTCCTGGTTGAGGATGAGCCCAAGCTGGCCTCGTTTATTCAGAAAGGCTTTCAGAACGAGGGCTACGAGCTGGATGTGGCCTTCGACGGGCAAATGGGCCTGTCCTTGTTCCGGCAAAACAGCTACGACCTGATTGTGCTCGACGTGAACCTGCCCCACATCAACGGCTTTGCGCTCTGCCGGCTGATTCGGGCCGACAATGCCCGCGTGCCGGTGCTCATGCTCACGGCCCTCGACAGTCTGGAAGACAAAACCCTGGGCTTTGAGGCCGGGGCCGACGACTATTTGGTTAAACCCTTCAAGTTTCAGGAGCTGCTGCTGCGAGCCCGGGCCCTGACCAAGCGCAATGCCACGGAAGCCGGCGTGAAGCGCATCCTGCGCATGGCCGACCTGGAGCTCAACCTGGAAAGCAAAACCGTGACCCGCGCCGGGCAGCGCATCGACCTGACGGCCAAGGAATACTCCCTGCTGGAACACCTACTACTGAACCGGGGCAAAATCGTGTCCCGCATCGACATCACCGAGAAAGTCTGGGAGCTGGATTTCGACACCAACACCAACGTCATTGACGTGTATATCAGCCACCTGCGCCGCAAGCTCGACAAAGGACACGAGCCCAAGCTCATCCACACCGTAGTCGGCATGGGCTACGTGATGCGGGAGGAGTAG
- a CDS encoding SDR family oxidoreductase, which translates to MNSVNKRVVVITGASSGIGRATALMLAKRGDTVVLAARDAEALQELAEECEQVGGHALAVDIDVAVEQQVNQLARQALYAFDRIDVWINNAAVNTLGRFEDIPTADIHRLLEVNLMGTIHGTRAVLPHFKARGEGILINVASMVALTGQPFAVPYSISKFGIRGLSLSLAQELANQPDIHVCTVLPAVIDTPIFNHAANYMGRAAQAPKPVVRAEEVAKAITKLTRHPKKEVIVGNMARMNRAWRALAPDMFDKQFHKMIDSQHFQDEPQAPTSGNLYVPDRELTTISGGWKDKPGQEGKSSGLKRAAQVTAGAAAISATYLLATAFLNRKKEPQKLLPAATAATNEPVAQTVATVQQAVPADVVSDALATAVSGNHPAAE; encoded by the coding sequence ATGAATTCAGTAAACAAAAGAGTAGTCGTTATTACCGGAGCCTCCAGCGGCATAGGCCGGGCCACGGCCCTGATGCTGGCCAAGCGCGGCGACACGGTAGTGCTGGCCGCCCGCGACGCCGAGGCCCTGCAGGAGCTGGCCGAAGAGTGCGAGCAGGTAGGCGGCCACGCCCTGGCCGTCGACATCGACGTGGCCGTGGAGCAGCAGGTCAACCAGCTGGCCCGCCAGGCCCTGTACGCATTCGACCGGATTGACGTGTGGATCAACAACGCCGCGGTGAATACGCTGGGCCGCTTCGAGGACATTCCCACCGCCGACATTCACCGCCTGCTGGAAGTAAACCTGATGGGCACCATTCACGGCACGCGGGCCGTGCTGCCCCACTTCAAGGCCCGCGGGGAAGGCATCCTGATTAATGTGGCTTCCATGGTGGCTCTTACCGGGCAGCCTTTCGCCGTGCCCTACTCCATCAGCAAGTTCGGGATTCGGGGGCTGAGCTTGAGCTTGGCTCAGGAGCTGGCCAACCAGCCCGATATCCACGTCTGCACGGTGCTGCCCGCCGTTATCGACACGCCCATCTTCAACCATGCGGCCAACTACATGGGGCGGGCCGCCCAGGCTCCCAAGCCCGTGGTGCGGGCCGAGGAAGTAGCCAAAGCCATTACCAAGCTTACCCGCCACCCCAAGAAAGAGGTAATTGTGGGCAACATGGCCCGCATGAACCGCGCCTGGCGCGCCCTGGCCCCGGACATGTTCGACAAGCAGTTTCACAAGATGATTGACAGTCAGCACTTCCAGGATGAGCCCCAGGCGCCCACCTCGGGCAACCTCTACGTGCCGGACCGGGAGCTAACGACCATCAGCGGGGGCTGGAAAGATAAGCCGGGCCAGGAAGGCAAGTCGTCGGGCCTGAAGCGCGCGGCCCAGGTAACGGCCGGGGCCGCCGCCATTAGCGCGACATATCTGCTGGCTACCGCCTTTCTGAACCGCAAAAAAGAGCCCCAGAAGCTGCTGCCCGCCGCCACGGCAGCCACGAACGAACCGGTAGCCCAAACCGTGGCCACCGTGCAGCAGGCCGTGCCCGCCGATGTCGTTTCCGACGCCTTGGCTACCGCAGTATCCGGCAACCATCCGGCGGCCGAGTAA